Proteins encoded in a region of the Melospiza melodia melodia isolate bMelMel2 unplaced genomic scaffold, bMelMel2.pri scaffold_35, whole genome shotgun sequence genome:
- the LOC134434365 gene encoding low affinity immunoglobulin gamma Fc region receptor II-like — translation MAGKVALLLWAQTLGLAGAETTQLLVEPPWRSAVLWDRVTLTCQGLGNTGVTTCYKDMQCWRQEGHNSLTVTKNGTYTCERPSRGLSPPVRVLDAPLVLQVPVRALLEDDTVTLRCRRWRDNPVSSVSFYRAEKKLQELCNGTELSLSPLQLQHSGCYSCGSMVKSRVSWGWEESESVTVTVHGDPVTMRCLVQGGSASVTFTELHNRQEVAQAVAAGVCGSLLFLLLLLAVIRGWH, via the exons atggccgggaaggtggcgctgctcctgtggg cccagacccttggccttgctg gtgctgagaccacccagctcctggtggagcccccctggaggtcggcagtgctgtgggaccgggtgacattgacctgccagggcttggggaacACTGGTGTCACCACCTGCTACAAGGACATGCAGTGCTGGAGGCAGGAGGGACACAACAGCCTCACTGTCACCAAGAAtggcacctacacgtgtgagAGACCCAgcagggggctcagccctcctgtgagagtcttagatg ccccattggtgctgcaggtgccagtgcgggcactgctggaggatgacacggtgacactgcgctgccggcgctggcggGACAACCCGGTCAGCTCAGTGTCCTTTTACCGCGCGGAGAAGAAACTTCAGGAGCTCTGcaatgggaccgagctgtccctgtctcctctgcagctgcaacaCAGTGGCTGCTACAGCTGTGGGAGCATGGTGAAATCCAGGGTATCATGGGGATGGGAGGAGTCGgaatcagtgacagtgacagtgcatg gtgaccccGTGACCATGCGCTGCTTGGTGCAGGGGGGCTCAGCCTCTGTCACCTTCACCGAGCTGCACAacaggcaggaggtggcccaag cagtggctgcaggggtctgCGGGTCCCTCCTGTTCCTacttctgctcctggctgtcatcagggGCTGGCACTAG